Genomic window (Cellulosilyticum lentocellum DSM 5427):
AAATTATATTTTCAACACATAAACAACACAATGGGGGCGTAGTATACAAAGTGTAAAACTTCTTATTTAACCCTCAATAATATAAAGAAAAGGTCTTCTTGGCGTCACCCCACGGCAAAGAGAAGGCCTTTTCGTTTTGTGGAAACTATGGGTTAACAAGTGACATTCGTAAATATTAATTATACCTAAATATTACTTAGATATGAGGATTTATAAGTATAATAGGATAAGATAAAAAACATATATAGATTAAGATGATATTAATAAGTTATTTCAGCAAAGCTAAAAAGGAGGTTGTGTAAGTGGAACAAGTTTCGGTAATTCAAGTTACTCATTTATCTAAGGTTTTTACAAGAACTGTAAAAGAGGAGGAAGAAGAAAAAAAGAGTATTAAAAGTTTAGGAAAGCTTAAAACTAAAACAGAAGACTTCTTAGCTGTCAATGACATTAATTTTTCTGCTTATCAAGGGGAGGTTTATGGCATATTGGGGCCTAATGGTGCAGGGAAAACCACTTTGCTTAGGATGTTAGGAGGAATTTTAACACCTACTTTAGGAGCTATTAAGGTTATGGAATATGATTATGAGACTCAGAGAGAATTAGCTAAAAAGAAGATAGGCTATTTATCAGGTAATACAAAGCTTTATGGGCGCTTATCGCCACGAGAGTTGTTTAGAACCTTTGGGGAACTCTATGAAATGAGCAAAGAAGAAATAGAAAATGCTATTAATGAAGTGACAAATATTATGAACTTACATAGTTTCTTAGATAATCGTATAGAGAACTTATCAACGGGTCAAACACAGAGGGTTTCTATAGCAAGATGCTTATTACATTCTCCGGAAGTTTATATTTTTGATGAGCCTACTTTGGGATTAGATGTCTTAAGCAGCAAGGATATCATTGAGTTTATGAAAGGGGAAAGAGCAAAGGGGAAAACAGTCTTATATTCTACTCACTATATGGAAGAAGCAGAAACGCTGTGTGATCGTATTTTAATGCTTCATGAAGGTCAAATTATAGCAGAAGGTACACCAGACACTCTAAAACAGCAAACAGATGCAAGTAACTTAAGAGACGTATTTATTCACTTTGCTAAGGAAAGAGGGGTGTTAGCATGAGAGCGCATATTGTTAAAAGTATCTTTAAGAAGGAATTGATAGATATACTAAGAGATAAGAAAACGCTGTTTATGACGGTGATTTTACCTATTCTTCTTTATCCTATTTTGATTATTTTAATGATGTATATCATGAATGCTTCTAGCACAAGCATGGCACAAAAGGAATTAGCTATAGCTTTTAGCGAAGTGCCTAATAGTAGGGTTATGGAGAAAATAGAGGCTCTGACCAAAGAAGACGGTAAGCTTAAAATAGTAGAGGTGACGGATTACAAAAAAGCAATAGAAGATAAGAAGATATCAGCTTATGTAGAAGTGATACAGTCTGATAAAGATGTGGACTACAAAATTTATGTAAATTCTTCGATTGAGGATGATAATGAGGCAGCTGATAGAATAAAAACGATTTTAAGAGAATATAAAGAGGAGTTAGTCAAAGAAGGTATTATAGCGGCAGGGCTAGATGCAAAAGAGATTTTAGAGCCTATAAATTATGAAGTTGTGGATGTGGCAGAAAAAGAGCAGGTTGTAGGGTATTTTCTGGGGACAATCTTGCCGTTTATTTTAATAGTAGGTATTCTCTCGGGAGCAGTATATCCAGCCATAGATATTATGGCAGGAGAAAAGGAGAGAGGAACTTTAGAAACTTTATTAACCTTACCCATTACTAATTTAGAATTAGTGATAGGTAAATATTTAGCAGTGGCATTAAGTACAATTGTTACGGCTTTACTAAGTGTACTGTCTATTTTGTTCAGTATGGTATTTATTTTTTTAAGTAATAAAGAAATGATGGCAGCTAATGAGTTTAATTTTGATGTAAGTCAGCTGGCCATGCCATTAGTTATCACTTTGGTTTGTCTTATTATTTTCTCCATGATTATTGCTGCTGTTAGTATGTGTGTATGTTCTCTAGCAAAAAGCTTTAAAGAAGCTCAGAATGCTACAACACCGATTATGCTTATTGGAATGATTTTATCTTATAGTTCAATGATTCCTAACGTAGAGTTAAATAGCGTAACGGCTAACATTCCGGTAGTTAATGTGGTGCTTTTGATTAAAAGTGTATTGACCTTTAGATACAATGTTTCCTTGATGGCAATGGTAATGATCTCAAATGTAGTTTTTGTAATGTTGTCGGTGTGGTTACTTTCTAAACTTTTTAACTCAGAAGAAGTATTATTTGGAAACGGTAAAGGCTTTTCTTTCTTGGAAAAAAGATCTAATATTAAGAAAGGAACAATGCCTACGATAAGTGATGGTATTATGGTATATGGAGTAGCATTATTACTGTTGCTGTATGTAGGATCATATATACAATTAAAGTTTGGACTTCCAGGATTATTAGGCAATCAGATTATTTTTGTTATACTACCTGTTCTTTTGTCTATTTATATTAAGACAGATTTGAAAAAAGTTTATTCATTAAATATACCTAGTATAAAAAGTGTATTAGGAGCTGTAAGCCTTT
Coding sequences:
- a CDS encoding ABC transporter ATP-binding protein, producing MEQVSVIQVTHLSKVFTRTVKEEEEEKKSIKSLGKLKTKTEDFLAVNDINFSAYQGEVYGILGPNGAGKTTLLRMLGGILTPTLGAIKVMEYDYETQRELAKKKIGYLSGNTKLYGRLSPRELFRTFGELYEMSKEEIENAINEVTNIMNLHSFLDNRIENLSTGQTQRVSIARCLLHSPEVYIFDEPTLGLDVLSSKDIIEFMKGERAKGKTVLYSTHYMEEAETLCDRILMLHEGQIIAEGTPDTLKQQTDASNLRDVFIHFAKERGVLA
- a CDS encoding ABC transporter permease subunit/CPBP intramembrane protease; its protein translation is MRAHIVKSIFKKELIDILRDKKTLFMTVILPILLYPILIILMMYIMNASSTSMAQKELAIAFSEVPNSRVMEKIEALTKEDGKLKIVEVTDYKKAIEDKKISAYVEVIQSDKDVDYKIYVNSSIEDDNEAADRIKTILREYKEELVKEGIIAAGLDAKEILEPINYEVVDVAEKEQVVGYFLGTILPFILIVGILSGAVYPAIDIMAGEKERGTLETLLTLPITNLELVIGKYLAVALSTIVTALLSVLSILFSMVFIFLSNKEMMAANEFNFDVSQLAMPLVITLVCLIIFSMIIAAVSMCVCSLAKSFKEAQNATTPIMLIGMILSYSSMIPNVELNSVTANIPVVNVVLLIKSVLTFRYNVSLMAMVMISNVVFVMLSVWLLSKLFNSEEVLFGNGKGFSFLEKRSNIKKGTMPTISDGIMVYGVALLLLLYVGSYIQLKFGLPGLLGNQIIFVILPVLLSIYIKTDLKKVYSLNIPSIKSVLGAVSLWAGIFIIMNLISALLIFLFPQNQEVAEGLSEIIVMKEHFILNLLIVAVAPAIGEEILFRGFIFSSFKGEKSYKRAIIVSGVLFGLMHIDFIRIIPTTCLGIVIAYAVYKSGSIFVGMLMHFLNNGLLVASQHFENGMVAEVFKYLEIDFGALQVSNLLILIGTSLALIVIGVALLKWRKQELSHKESPVA